In one window of Juglans regia cultivar Chandler chromosome 3, Walnut 2.0, whole genome shotgun sequence DNA:
- the LOC108990638 gene encoding probable 2-carboxy-D-arabinitol-1-phosphatase, whose amino-acid sequence MDCGVLLSSISVIYPCTTSIYGSKRSTKIQTRSCATRRIQCSNSGPDLPLTTENFKNDGSMTGGAYDFERATTSLTGLSISSSKKVTLVRHGLSSWNEESRVQGSSNLSILTETGVRQAERCRKALANMHFDQCFSSPISRAKSTAEVLWQGREEPLIFLDSLKEAHLFFLEGMKNVDAKERYPKEYTTWREDPANFYVNGVYPVRKLWGTAREAWREILLSPGESFLVVTHKSILRSLICTALGLPPERFRAIDVYNGGISVFNFNKRGEAMLQSLNMTAHMYNDHVYLY is encoded by the exons ATGGATTGTGGAGTTCTTTTGTCGTCGATTTCAGTTATTTATCCATGTACGACCTCCATATATGGCTCTAAAAGATCCACTAAGATTCAAACTCGTTCTTGTGCAACACGCAGAATTCAGTGCTCAAATTCTGGTCCAGACTTGCCCCTAACAACTg aaaattttaaaaatgatggtTCTATGACTGGTGGTGCATATGATTTTGAAAGAGCAACGACATCACTTACTGGTCTGTCAATATCGTCATCGAAGAAGGTGACTCTTGTAAGGCATGGCCTTAGCTCTTGGAATGAAGAGAGTAGAGTACAG GGAAGCTCAAACTTATCTATCCTAACAGAAACTGGAGTGAGGCAAGCAGAGAGGTGCAGGAAAGCCTTGGCAAATATGCACTTTGATCAATGCTTTTCAAGTCCAATATCTCGTGCCAAG TCCACTGCTGAAGTTCTATGGCAGGGGAGGGAAGAACCACTTATTTTCCTTGATTCACTAAAGGAAGCCcatctattttttcttgaagGCATGAAAAATG TGGATGCAAAGGAGAGATATCCAAAGGAGTATACAACATGGAGAGAAGATCCTGCTAATTTCTATGTGAATGGTGTTTACCCTGTGCGAAAACTGTGGGGAACAGCAAGAGAGGCTTGGAGAGAAATATTGTTATCACCC GGAGAGAGTTTTTTGGTTGTCACTCATAAATCAATTTTGAGGTCTCTGATCTGCACAGCTTTAGGGCTACCCCCAGAGAG GTTCCGAGCAATAGATGTGTATAATGGTGGAATATCTGTCTTCAACTTCAACAAAAGAGGAGAAGCAATGCTACAATCTCTAAACATGACGGCCCACATGTACAACGATCACGTCTATCTTTACTGA
- the LOC108990608 gene encoding cysteine-rich receptor-like protein kinase 10, producing the protein MYVSVNPSLSQGTLPNGQRIAVKRLSKSSRQGAGEFKNEIVLIARFHHKNLANLLGFCLEGQEKILVYEFLPNKSLDYFLYDPKRQGQLDWSTRYRIIGGISRGLLYLHEDSRLKVVHRDLKASNILLGENMDPKISDFGMPQIFGVDQTQGSTRRIVGTYGYMSPEYAKYGQFSVKSDVYRFGVLILEILSGMKISSFYQSDGAGHLLNYAWNHWMDGTPLELLDPTLGDSYSRSEAMRCLHVGLLCVQHDPADRPTIGSMLSHSITLPSPKQPAYFFPSRMEQKMPIKELDSDQYTSKSTPRSVDKASITEVCPR; encoded by the exons atgTATGTGTCTGTGAATCCAAGTTTATCTCAGGGTACACTTCCTAATGGACAAAGAATAGCTGTGAAGAGGCTATCGAAAAGTTCTAGACAAGGTGCAGgagaatttaaaaatgaaatcgtCTTAATAGCCCGGTTTCATCACAAAAACCTTGCAAATCTTTTGGGATTTTGCTTGGAAGGACAAGAGAAGATACTCGTCTACGAATTTTTGCCCAACAAGAGCCTGGACTACTTTCTTTATG ATCCCAAAAGGCAAGGACAACTTGATTGGTCAACACGTTATAGAATTATAGGAGGGATCTCGCGGGGACTTCTTTATCTACACGAAGATTCTCGACTAAAAGTCGTACATCGTGATCTTAAAGCTAGTAACATTTTGTTAGGTGAAAATATGGAtccaaaaatttcagattttggcaTGCCACAGATTTTTGGAGTCGATCAAACTCAAGGAAGCACCAGGAGGATTGTTGGCACGTA TGGTTACATGTCCCCAGAATATGCTAAATATGGACAATTCTCTGTGAAGTCCGACGTGTATAGATTTGGTGTTCTGATTCTGGAGATTTTAAGTGGCATGAAGATCAGTTCTTTCTATCAATCAGATGGTGCTGGACACCTTCTAAACTAT GCCTGGAACCATTGGATGGATGGAACGCCCTTGGAACTGTTGGATCCAACACTGGGAGATTCCTACTCGAGAAGTGAAGCAATGAGATGTCTCCATGTTGGCTTACTCTGTGTACAGCACGATCCAGCCGACAGACCCACAATAGGATCCATGTTGTCTCACTCTATTACTCTGCCATCACCAAAACAACCGGcatatttctttccttctcgAATGGAGCAAAAAATGCCGATAAAGGAGCTCGATTCAGATCAGTATACTAGCAAATCAACGCCGCGGTCTGTCGATAAAGCCTCAATCACTGAAGTATGCCCTCGATAG